In Mycobacterium stomatepiae, the following are encoded in one genomic region:
- the pspA gene encoding phage shock protein PspA has product MANPLVKAWKYVMALFNAKIDEHADPKIQIQQAIEEAQRTHQALTQQAAQVIGNQRQLEMRLNRQLADIEKLQVNVRQALTLADQATAAGDAAKAAEYTNAAEAFAAQLVTAEQSVEDLKTLHDQALGAAAQAKKAVERNAMVLQQKIAERTKLLSQLEQAKMQEQVSASLRSMSEIAPPGNTPSLDEVRDKIERRYANAVGSAELAQNSVQGRMLEVQQASVEMAGHSRLEQIRASMRGEALPTGVTPAAPGPTPATPAEGQIAEKPFGQ; this is encoded by the coding sequence ATGGCCAATCCGCTCGTCAAAGCGTGGAAATACGTCATGGCGCTGTTCAACGCGAAAATTGACGAGCACGCCGACCCCAAGATCCAGATTCAGCAAGCCATCGAGGAAGCCCAGCGAACACATCAGGCGCTGACCCAACAGGCCGCGCAGGTGATCGGCAACCAGCGTCAGCTGGAGATGCGGCTCAACCGGCAGCTGGCCGACATCGAGAAGCTTCAGGTCAACGTGCGTCAGGCGCTGACGCTGGCCGACCAGGCCACCGCCGCCGGCGATGCCGCCAAGGCCGCGGAGTACACCAACGCCGCCGAGGCGTTCGCGGCTCAGCTGGTCACCGCCGAGCAGAGCGTCGAAGACCTCAAGACATTGCACGACCAAGCCCTGGGCGCGGCGGCGCAGGCCAAGAAGGCCGTCGAACGCAACGCGATGGTGTTGCAGCAGAAGATCGCCGAGCGCACCAAGCTGCTCAGCCAGCTCGAGCAGGCGAAGATGCAGGAGCAGGTCAGCGCATCGCTGCGGTCGATGAGCGAGATCGCCCCGCCGGGCAACACCCCGAGCCTCGACGAGGTGCGCGACAAGATCGAGCGCCGCTACGCCAATGCGGTCGGCTCCGCCGAGCTCGCCCAGAATTCGGTGCAGGGCCGGATGCTCGAGGTGCAGCAGGCCAGCGTCGAGATGGCGGGTCATTCCCGGCTCGAGCAAATCCGCGCGTCGATGCGGGGCGAGGCCCTGCCGACGGGCGTAACACCCGCGGCCCCCGGACCCACGCCGGCCACCCCCGCCGAGGGACAAATCGCCGAGAAACCCTTCGGTCAGTAG
- the clgR gene encoding transcriptional regulator ClgR: MSPSVREVIGEVLRLARTTQGRTLREVSDTARVSLGYLSEVERGRKEASSELLNAICDALDVPVSTVLTDAGERMASEERAQPNAEASTTSIDASTKVVIPPVATLAAV, encoded by the coding sequence ATGTCGCCATCGGTGCGCGAGGTCATCGGCGAGGTGTTGCGCCTGGCCCGAACGACACAGGGCCGAACGCTGCGCGAGGTATCGGACACGGCCCGGGTGAGCCTCGGGTATCTCTCGGAGGTCGAGCGTGGCCGCAAAGAGGCCTCCAGCGAGCTGTTGAACGCGATCTGCGACGCGCTGGACGTCCCGGTGTCGACGGTGCTCACCGATGCTGGTGAGCGGATGGCGAGCGAGGAGCGCGCTCAGCCCAATGCCGAGGCGAGCACGACCTCCATCGATGCCAGCACCAAGGTCGTCATCCCGCCGGTGGCGACGCTCGCGGCGGTCTGA
- the pspM gene encoding phage shock envelope stress response protein PspM — translation MAVKTAQRRPWRALLQHGLDTAADLSGFVAQKISAAADPRARLLRRRRRALRWAWIFTVGSVFWGVVTAVLAWWGWFVLLLQITGAIAVIEVIPATLLFFRYHWLKAEPLPASRPLNARRLPPPGSAARPAMYALGASERGFFSLLGVIERGAMLPSDEIGDLTAAANKTSAAMASTAAEVVSMERAAHNSESSRAYLVPTINAFTAQLSAGVRQYNEMVTAAAQLVSSANGDGLADAHQRYRAELVETTDRLTGWARAFDELGGLPPR, via the coding sequence ATGGCGGTGAAGACAGCGCAGCGCCGTCCTTGGCGGGCACTGCTGCAGCACGGGCTGGACACCGCCGCCGATCTGTCCGGCTTCGTCGCCCAGAAGATCAGTGCGGCCGCCGATCCGCGGGCCCGGCTGCTGCGCCGTCGCCGTCGAGCATTGCGCTGGGCCTGGATCTTCACCGTCGGCAGCGTGTTCTGGGGTGTGGTCACGGCCGTGCTGGCGTGGTGGGGCTGGTTCGTGCTGCTGCTGCAGATCACCGGCGCGATCGCGGTGATCGAGGTGATTCCCGCGACGCTGCTGTTCTTCCGCTACCACTGGCTCAAGGCCGAGCCGCTGCCGGCCAGCCGGCCGCTCAACGCCCGACGACTGCCGCCCCCGGGCTCCGCGGCGCGCCCGGCGATGTATGCGCTCGGCGCCTCCGAGCGCGGGTTCTTCTCGTTGCTGGGCGTCATCGAGCGCGGCGCGATGCTGCCCTCCGACGAGATCGGCGACCTGACCGCGGCGGCGAACAAGACCTCCGCGGCGATGGCCTCCACCGCCGCGGAAGTGGTGTCGATGGAGCGCGCAGCGCACAACTCGGAATCGTCGCGGGCGTACCTGGTGCCGACCATCAACGCGTTCACCGCTCAGCTCAGCGCCGGCGTCCGGCAGTACAACGAAATGGTCACCGCCGCAGCGCAGTTGGTTTCGTCGGCGAACGGTGATGGATTAGCGGACGCGCACCAGCGCTACCGGGCCGAATTGGTCGAGACCACCGATCGCCTCACCGGTTGGGCGCGGGCATTCGACGAACTCGGCGGTCTGCCGCCCCGCTAG
- a CDS encoding amino-acid N-acetyltransferase, with the protein MTERSLDSQKLVVRRARTSDVPAIKHLVDTYAGKILLEKALVTLYEAVQEFWVAELDAHVVGCGALHVFWSDLGEIRTIAVDPAATGHGVGHAIVTRLIDVARELQLKRIFVLTFETEFFGRHGFTEIEGTPVTAEVFEEMCRSYDIGVAEFLDLSYVKPNILGNTRMLLHL; encoded by the coding sequence GTGACCGAACGTTCTCTGGATAGCCAGAAGCTGGTAGTCCGGCGCGCGCGCACATCCGACGTCCCCGCGATCAAGCACCTCGTCGACACCTATGCGGGCAAGATCCTGCTGGAAAAGGCCCTGGTGACGCTGTATGAGGCCGTCCAGGAGTTCTGGGTGGCCGAACTGGACGCCCACGTGGTCGGCTGCGGCGCGTTACACGTGTTCTGGTCGGATCTCGGCGAGATCCGCACCATCGCGGTCGATCCCGCGGCGACCGGACACGGTGTCGGCCACGCGATCGTCACGCGGCTCATCGACGTCGCGCGAGAGCTGCAGCTGAAACGGATCTTTGTGCTGACCTTCGAAACCGAGTTCTTCGGCCGGCATGGGTTCACCGAGATCGAGGGCACGCCCGTCACCGCCGAGGTGTTCGAGGAGATGTGCCGCTCCTACGACATCGGTGTGGCCGAATTCCTGGACCTGAGCTACGTCAAGCCGAACATCCTGGGCAACACCCGGATGCTGCTGCACCTCTGA
- a CDS encoding Rv2732c family membrane protein, whose protein sequence is MMKKEHTDFDALRAEIEAAERRVAREIDPGPRAFIVAILVFVLLGSFILPHTGQVRGWDVLFSSHGAAAAALSLPSKVFSWLALVFGVGFSMLALLTRRWVLAWIALAGSSIAGATGLLAVWSRQTAAAGSPGPGVGLWVAWITVILLTFHWARVVWSRTLVQLASEEQRRRISAEQQSRTLLQTLGDQDTPAGPGAESPPDQPEGR, encoded by the coding sequence ATGATGAAGAAAGAACACACGGATTTTGACGCCCTGCGCGCCGAAATTGAGGCTGCAGAACGTCGCGTTGCGCGCGAAATCGACCCCGGCCCAAGGGCATTCATCGTCGCCATCCTGGTGTTCGTGCTGCTGGGATCGTTCATCCTGCCGCACACCGGCCAGGTTCGCGGTTGGGACGTATTGTTCAGCAGCCATGGCGCCGCAGCGGCCGCGTTGTCGCTGCCGTCGAAGGTCTTCTCGTGGCTGGCACTGGTTTTCGGCGTCGGGTTCTCGATGCTGGCGTTGCTGACCCGCCGCTGGGTGCTGGCCTGGATCGCGCTGGCGGGTTCGTCGATAGCCGGCGCGACCGGCCTGTTGGCCGTGTGGTCTCGCCAGACCGCGGCCGCCGGCAGTCCCGGCCCCGGTGTCGGGCTGTGGGTGGCCTGGATCACCGTGATTCTGTTGACGTTTCACTGGGCCCGCGTGGTCTGGTCGCGCACGCTCGTGCAGCTCGCGTCCGAGGAGCAGCGGCGCCGGATCAGCGCCGAGCAACAGTCCAGGACGCTGCTGCAGACCCTGGGCGACCAGGACACGCCCGCGGGTCCCGGAGCCGAGTCGCCCCCGGACCAACCAGAGGGTCGCTAG
- a CDS encoding DUF3046 domain-containing protein, with product MRLTEFNERVVLRFGAAYGASVLVDHVLPGFGGRTAAQAIEDGVEPRDVWRALCVDFDVPREQW from the coding sequence GTGCGGCTGACGGAGTTCAACGAGCGGGTGGTGCTGCGATTCGGCGCGGCGTACGGCGCATCGGTGCTGGTAGACCACGTGCTCCCGGGTTTCGGAGGGCGGACCGCCGCCCAAGCGATCGAGGATGGCGTCGAGCCCCGCGACGTGTGGCGGGCGTTGTGCGTCGACTTCGACGTGCCGCGCGAGCAGTGGTGA
- a CDS encoding glycosyltransferase has translation MRVAVVAGPDPGHSFPAIALCQRFRDAGDEPTLFTGEEWIQAARDAGVCAVALDGLAATDEDVDAGARIHRRAARMAVLNVPALRDLAPDLVVSDVITAGGGMAAELLGIPWIELNPHPLYLPSKGLPPIGSGLEPGTGIRGRLRDATMRALTARSVRAGLRQRQASRAEIGLPARDPGPLRRLIATLPALEVSRPDWPDEAVVVGPLHFEPTDRILEVPDGSGPVVVIAPSTALIGTEGLAEVALGCLTPGETLPAGSRLLVSRLDGPDLTVPPWAAVGLGRQDELLAHADLVICGGGHGMLAKTLLAGVPLVVVPGGGDQWELANRVTRQGSARLIRPLTADALVEAVNDVLAAPRYREAARTAASGIHRVADPVRVCHQALGLTK, from the coding sequence GTGCGAGTCGCCGTCGTCGCCGGGCCGGATCCCGGGCACTCGTTTCCCGCGATCGCGCTGTGTCAGCGCTTCCGGGACGCGGGCGACGAGCCCACGCTGTTCACCGGCGAGGAATGGATCCAGGCCGCCCGCGACGCCGGTGTCTGCGCCGTCGCGCTGGACGGTCTGGCCGCCACCGACGAGGACGTCGACGCCGGGGCCCGAATCCACCGGCGTGCGGCCCGGATGGCGGTGCTCAATGTGCCGGCGCTGCGCGACCTGGCACCCGACCTGGTGGTGTCCGACGTCATCACCGCCGGCGGCGGCATGGCCGCCGAGCTGCTCGGGATCCCGTGGATCGAGCTCAACCCGCATCCGCTGTACCTGCCGTCGAAAGGGCTGCCGCCGATCGGCAGCGGGCTGGAGCCCGGTACCGGCATTCGCGGGCGGCTGCGCGATGCCACGATGCGGGCGCTGACGGCTCGATCGGTGCGCGCGGGCCTGCGGCAGCGTCAGGCCTCCCGGGCCGAGATCGGCCTGCCGGCGCGCGATCCCGGGCCGCTGCGACGGCTGATCGCCACGCTGCCCGCGCTGGAAGTGTCCCGCCCGGACTGGCCCGACGAGGCCGTCGTGGTCGGACCGCTGCACTTCGAGCCGACCGATCGCATCCTCGAGGTGCCCGACGGTTCCGGGCCGGTGGTCGTGATCGCGCCGTCGACCGCCCTGATCGGCACCGAAGGGCTGGCCGAAGTCGCGCTGGGCTGTCTGACGCCGGGGGAGACGCTGCCGGCGGGGTCGCGCCTGCTGGTGTCGCGGCTGGACGGACCGGACCTGACGGTGCCGCCGTGGGCGGCCGTCGGGCTGGGACGCCAGGACGAGCTGCTGGCGCACGCCGATCTGGTGATCTGCGGCGGTGGCCACGGAATGCTGGCCAAGACGCTGCTGGCCGGTGTGCCGCTGGTGGTGGTGCCCGGCGGCGGCGACCAGTGGGAACTCGCGAATCGGGTGACGCGGCAGGGGAGCGCGCGGCTGATCCGGCCGCTGACCGCCGACGCGTTGGTGGAGGCGGTCAACGATGTGCTGGCGGCGCCCCGCTACCGCGAAGCCGCGCGCACCGCCGCGTCTGGCATCCACCGCGTCGCCGACCCGGTGCGGGTATGCCACCAAGCGCTGGGGCTCACGAAATGA
- a CDS encoding DUF349 domain-containing protein has product MTDDELRSSDAPKPAPRPGPRPGPRPGPTPRPGAHPVVLPPTSNPHQYGRVDDDGTVWLVSSAGERIIGSWQAGDREAAFAHFGRRFEDLSTEVTLLEERLASGSGDARKIKANAAALADTLPTASVLGDIDALAGRLTTLVEQADATVVADRSRRDEHRAAQTARKEALAAEAEELAANSTHWKVAGDRMREILDEWKTINGLDRKVDDALWKRYSAAREAFNRRRGSHFAELDRERAGVRQSKERLCERAEELSDSTDWAGTSAEFRKLLTEWKSAGRATREVDDALWKRFKAAQDAFFSARNAVSAEKDAGFAANATAKEALLAEAEKIDTGNHEAARAALRAIADKWDAIGKVPRERSADLERRLRAVEKKVRDAGEANWSDPEAQARAEQFATRAEHYEQQARKAAAAGRTKEAQEAQANAEQWRQWAQAAAEALTRRS; this is encoded by the coding sequence ATGACCGATGACGAGCTCCGCTCCAGCGACGCGCCCAAGCCGGCACCGCGTCCGGGGCCGCGACCGGGTCCCCGCCCAGGACCGACACCGCGACCCGGCGCCCACCCGGTGGTGTTGCCCCCCACCAGCAATCCGCACCAGTACGGACGCGTCGACGACGACGGGACGGTGTGGCTGGTCAGCTCGGCCGGCGAGCGCATCATCGGTTCCTGGCAGGCCGGTGACCGTGAGGCGGCATTCGCCCACTTCGGCCGGCGATTCGAGGACCTGAGCACCGAGGTCACGCTGTTGGAGGAGCGACTGGCCTCCGGGAGCGGCGATGCCCGCAAGATCAAGGCCAACGCCGCCGCGCTGGCCGACACGTTGCCGACGGCGTCCGTGCTGGGCGACATCGACGCGCTGGCGGGCCGGCTGACCACCTTGGTGGAGCAAGCCGATGCCACGGTCGTCGCCGACCGCTCGCGGCGCGACGAGCATCGAGCCGCCCAGACCGCCCGCAAGGAGGCGCTCGCCGCCGAGGCCGAGGAGCTGGCCGCCAACTCGACGCACTGGAAGGTCGCCGGGGACCGGATGCGCGAGATCCTCGATGAGTGGAAGACGATCAACGGCCTGGATCGCAAGGTCGACGACGCGCTGTGGAAGCGCTATTCGGCGGCGCGCGAAGCGTTCAACCGGCGGCGGGGTTCACACTTCGCCGAGTTGGACCGCGAGCGCGCCGGAGTGCGGCAGTCCAAGGAACGGTTGTGCGAGCGGGCCGAGGAGTTGTCCGATTCGACGGACTGGGCCGGCACGAGTGCCGAATTCCGCAAGCTGCTGACCGAATGGAAATCGGCGGGGCGCGCGACCCGCGAGGTCGACGACGCGCTGTGGAAGCGGTTCAAGGCCGCCCAGGACGCCTTCTTCTCCGCCCGCAATGCCGTGTCGGCGGAAAAGGATGCGGGATTCGCGGCCAACGCCACCGCCAAGGAGGCGCTGTTGGCCGAGGCCGAGAAGATCGACACCGGCAACCACGAAGCCGCCCGGGCGGCGCTGCGGGCGATCGCCGACAAGTGGGACGCGATCGGCAAGGTGCCCCGGGAGCGGTCGGCCGACCTGGAGCGGCGGCTGCGCGCCGTCGAGAAGAAGGTGCGCGACGCCGGCGAGGCGAATTGGTCCGACCCCGAGGCGCAGGCCCGCGCCGAGCAGTTCGCGACCCGCGCCGAGCACTACGAGCAACAGGCCCGCAAGGCGGCCGCGGCCGGGCGGACCAAGGAAGCCCAAGAGGCACAGGCCAACGCCGAACAATGGCGGCAGTGGGCCCAGGCCGCCGCTGAGGCGCTGACCCGCAGGTCCTAG
- the recX gene encoding recombination regulator RecX → MTTSCPPPSISEPSREEQARALCLRLLTARSHTRAELSGQLAKRGYPGDVSARVLDRLAAAGLVDDADFAEQWVRSRHARAGKSKRALAAELHTKGVDKETINTALAALDAGAERDRAEELVRAKLRRDTLGADDTRITRRLVGMLARRGYSQNLACEVVLAELNAERERRRV, encoded by the coding sequence ATGACGACGTCTTGCCCGCCCCCGTCGATTTCTGAGCCATCCCGCGAAGAGCAGGCGCGGGCGTTGTGCCTGCGCCTGCTCACCGCGAGGTCGCACACCCGGGCCGAGTTGTCCGGTCAGCTCGCAAAACGCGGATATCCCGGCGACGTCAGCGCCCGGGTGCTCGACCGGCTGGCCGCCGCCGGGCTGGTGGATGACGCCGACTTCGCCGAACAGTGGGTGCGGTCCCGGCACGCCCGCGCGGGAAAGAGTAAGCGCGCCTTGGCCGCCGAGCTGCACACCAAAGGCGTCGACAAAGAGACCATCAACACGGCGCTGGCCGCCCTCGACGCCGGCGCCGAGCGAGACCGGGCCGAAGAACTGGTGCGGGCCAAGTTGCGGCGCGACACGCTCGGTGCGGACGACACGCGGATCACTCGCCGGCTGGTGGGAATGCTGGCCCGCCGCGGCTACAGCCAGAACCTGGCTTGCGAGGTCGTCCTCGCCGAGCTGAACGCCGAGCGGGAACGCCGCCGGGTGTAA
- the pgsA gene encoding CDP-diacylglycerol--glycerol-3-phosphate 3-phosphatidyltransferase, with product MSGQPQTGPVAGRVSIANLANVLTLSRLVLVPIFLLALFAGGGHETVARIAAFVVFAVACITDRLDGLLARNYGMATEFGAFVDPIADKMLIGSALVGLSMLGDLPWWVTVLILSREIGVTLLRLAVIRRGVIPASWGGKLKTFVQAVAIGLFVLPLSGPFLVAASVVMAAAILLTVVTGIDYVVSTVREVRRTGT from the coding sequence GTGTCGGGGCAGCCGCAGACAGGACCCGTGGCAGGGCGTGTCAGCATCGCCAACCTCGCCAATGTCCTGACGTTGTCGCGGCTGGTGCTGGTTCCGATCTTCCTGCTCGCATTGTTCGCCGGGGGCGGTCACGAAACCGTGGCGCGGATCGCGGCGTTCGTGGTGTTCGCGGTGGCATGTATCACCGACCGGCTGGACGGCCTGCTGGCCCGCAATTACGGCATGGCGACCGAGTTCGGCGCATTCGTCGATCCGATCGCCGACAAGATGCTGATCGGGTCGGCGCTGGTGGGACTGTCGATGCTCGGCGACCTGCCCTGGTGGGTGACCGTGCTGATCCTGAGCCGCGAGATCGGGGTGACGCTGTTGCGGCTGGCCGTGATTCGGCGCGGTGTCATCCCGGCCAGCTGGGGCGGCAAACTCAAGACGTTTGTCCAGGCGGTGGCCATCGGGTTGTTCGTGCTGCCGCTGTCGGGGCCGTTCCTGGTGGCGGCGTCGGTGGTGATGGCGGCCGCGATCCTGCTGACCGTGGTCACCGGAATCGACTACGTGGTCTCGACCGTCAGGGAAGTGCGGCGCACGGGAACCTAG
- a CDS encoding limonene-1,2-epoxide hydrolase, with protein MAELTGTAVANTRTVETFLNALMDADYETADASLDDNLVYENVGLPTIHGRTAAMKLFRRMDGRAGFEVKIHRIAADGAAVLTERSDALILGPLRLQFWVCGVFEVHNGRITLWRDYFDFFDMTKALLRGVAALVLPSLKASF; from the coding sequence ATGGCCGAGCTGACTGGGACAGCCGTCGCGAACACGCGCACGGTCGAGACTTTTCTGAACGCCCTGATGGACGCGGACTACGAAACCGCGGACGCCTCGCTGGACGACAACCTCGTCTACGAAAACGTCGGATTGCCGACGATCCATGGCCGCACCGCGGCGATGAAGCTGTTCCGCCGAATGGACGGCCGGGCGGGGTTCGAGGTCAAGATCCACCGCATCGCCGCCGACGGCGCTGCGGTGCTCACCGAGCGCAGCGATGCGTTGATCCTGGGCCCGCTGCGCCTGCAGTTCTGGGTGTGCGGGGTGTTCGAGGTCCACAATGGACGAATCACGTTGTGGCGGGACTACTTTGACTTCTTCGACATGACCAAGGCGTTGCTGCGCGGAGTGGCGGCGCTGGTATTGCCGTCGCTCAAAGCCTCGTTCTAG
- the recA gene encoding recombinase RecA has product MAQAPDREKALELAMAQIEKSYGKGSVMRLGDETRQPISIIPTGSIALDVALGIGGLPRGRVVEIYGPESSGKTTVALHAVANAQAAGGVAAFIDAEHALDPEYAKKLGVDTDSLLVSQPDTGEQALEIADMLIRSGALDILVIDSVAALVPRAELEGEMGDSHVGLQARLMSQALRKMTGALNNSGTTAIFINQLREKIGVMFGSPETTTGGKALKFYASVRLDVRRIETLKDGSDAVGNRTRVKIVKNKVAPPFKQAEFDILYGRGISREGSLIDMGVDQGFIRKSGSWFTYEGEQLGQGKENVRNFLMENADIANEIEKKIKEKMGIGAVVTDDDVLPAPVDF; this is encoded by the coding sequence ATGGCGCAGGCGCCCGACCGCGAAAAGGCCCTCGAACTGGCAATGGCCCAGATCGAGAAGAGCTACGGCAAAGGCTCGGTGATGCGTCTCGGCGACGAGACACGTCAACCGATCTCAATCATTCCGACCGGATCCATCGCGCTGGACGTGGCCCTTGGCATCGGCGGGCTGCCCCGCGGCCGGGTCGTGGAGATCTACGGCCCGGAGTCCTCGGGTAAGACCACCGTTGCCCTGCACGCGGTGGCCAATGCCCAGGCGGCCGGCGGCGTCGCGGCGTTCATCGACGCCGAGCACGCCCTGGACCCGGAGTACGCCAAGAAACTCGGCGTCGACACCGATTCCCTGCTGGTCAGCCAGCCCGACACCGGTGAGCAGGCGCTGGAGATCGCCGACATGCTGATTCGCTCCGGTGCCCTGGACATTCTGGTCATCGACTCGGTGGCCGCACTGGTGCCGCGCGCGGAACTCGAGGGCGAGATGGGCGACAGCCACGTCGGCCTGCAGGCCCGGCTGATGAGCCAGGCGCTGCGGAAGATGACTGGTGCGCTGAACAATTCGGGAACAACGGCGATCTTCATCAACCAGCTCCGCGAGAAGATCGGCGTGATGTTCGGCAGCCCGGAAACCACCACGGGTGGAAAGGCTTTGAAGTTCTACGCGTCGGTGCGCCTGGACGTGCGCCGGATCGAGACGCTCAAGGACGGCTCCGACGCGGTCGGTAACCGCACCCGGGTCAAGATCGTCAAGAACAAGGTGGCCCCGCCGTTCAAGCAGGCTGAGTTCGACATCCTCTACGGCCGGGGTATCAGCAGAGAGGGCTCGCTGATCGACATGGGCGTGGACCAGGGCTTCATCCGCAAGTCCGGGTCCTGGTTCACCTACGAGGGCGAACAGCTCGGCCAGGGCAAGGAGAACGTCCGCAACTTCTTGATGGAGAACGCCGACATCGCCAACGAGATCGAGAAGAAGATCAAGGAAAAGATGGGCATTGGCGCAGTGGTAACCGATGACGACGTCTTGCCCGCCCCCGTCGATTTCTGA
- the miaB gene encoding tRNA (N6-isopentenyl adenosine(37)-C2)-methylthiotransferase MiaB yields the protein MTSTVARDVSEARTYQVRTYGCQMNVHDSERLAGLLEAAGYQRADEGTDADVVVFNTCAVRENADNKLYGNISHLAPRKRDNPDMQIAVGGCLAQKDREALLRKAPWVDVVFGTHNIGSLPTLLDRARHNKVAQVEIVEALQEFPSSLPSARESAYAAWVSISVGCNNSCTFCIVPSLRGKEVDRSPSDILAEVRSLVDDGVLEITLLGQNVNAYGVSFADPALPRNRGAFAELLRACGGIDGLERVRFTSPHPAEFTDDVIEAMAQTPNVCPALHMPLQSGSDRMLRAMRRSYRAERYLGIIDRVRAVMPHAAITTDLIVGFPGETEEDFAATLDVVRQARFAAAFTFQYSKRPGTPAAELAGQLPKDVVQERYMRLIELQEQISLEGNRALIGQRVELLVATGEGRKDARTSRMTGRARDGRLVHFAADTSVRPGDIITTAVTEAAPHHLIADAGILNHRRTRAGDAHAAGQRPRGIGLGMPGIGPAIESVEPLGCNR from the coding sequence GTGACTTCGACGGTGGCCCGAGACGTTTCGGAGGCGCGTACCTACCAGGTGCGCACCTACGGCTGCCAGATGAACGTCCACGACTCCGAACGGTTGGCGGGTCTGCTCGAGGCGGCCGGCTATCAGCGCGCCGACGAGGGCACCGACGCGGATGTGGTGGTCTTCAACACCTGCGCGGTGCGCGAGAACGCCGACAACAAGCTGTACGGCAATATCAGCCACCTGGCCCCGCGCAAGCGCGACAACCCCGACATGCAGATCGCGGTCGGCGGCTGTCTGGCCCAAAAGGACCGAGAAGCGTTGCTGCGCAAGGCGCCGTGGGTCGACGTGGTATTCGGCACGCACAACATCGGCTCGCTGCCGACGCTGCTCGACCGGGCTCGGCACAACAAGGTCGCCCAGGTCGAAATCGTCGAAGCGCTGCAGGAGTTTCCCTCCTCGCTGCCCAGCGCTCGCGAATCCGCTTATGCTGCTTGGGTTTCCATCTCCGTGGGCTGCAACAACAGCTGTACCTTCTGCATTGTCCCGTCGCTGCGGGGCAAGGAGGTCGACCGGAGCCCGTCGGACATCCTGGCCGAGGTGCGATCGCTGGTCGACGACGGCGTGCTGGAAATCACGCTGCTGGGACAGAACGTCAACGCTTACGGCGTCTCGTTCGCCGATCCGGCGCTGCCCCGCAACCGTGGCGCCTTTGCCGAATTGCTGCGGGCCTGTGGCGGCATCGACGGCCTCGAACGTGTGCGGTTCACCTCTCCACATCCGGCGGAGTTCACCGACGATGTCATCGAGGCGATGGCCCAGACGCCGAATGTCTGCCCGGCCTTGCATATGCCGTTGCAGTCGGGGTCGGACCGGATGCTGCGCGCGATGCGCAGGTCCTACCGTGCCGAGCGCTACCTGGGCATCATCGACCGGGTTCGCGCGGTGATGCCACACGCGGCGATCACCACCGACCTCATCGTCGGATTCCCCGGCGAAACCGAAGAGGACTTCGCGGCCACCCTCGACGTGGTGCGCCAGGCCCGGTTCGCGGCCGCGTTCACCTTCCAGTATTCCAAGCGGCCCGGTACCCCGGCCGCCGAACTCGCCGGGCAGCTACCGAAAGATGTTGTGCAGGAACGCTATATGCGGCTGATCGAACTGCAGGAGCAGATCTCGCTGGAGGGCAACCGCGCACTGATCGGCCAGAGGGTCGAATTGCTGGTCGCCACCGGCGAAGGTCGCAAGGACGCGCGCACCTCCCGCATGACGGGGCGGGCGCGCGACGGCCGGCTGGTCCACTTCGCCGCCGACACCTCGGTGCGGCCCGGCGATATCATCACCACCGCGGTCACCGAGGCCGCACCGCATCACCTGATCGCCGACGCCGGCATCCTGAACCACCGCCGCACCAGAGCCGGTGACGCGCACGCCGCCGGACAGCGCCCGCGCGGTATCGGGTTGGGCATGCCCGGCATCGGGCCGGCGATCGAATCGGTCGAACCGTTGGGATGTAATCGATGA